In Paenibacillus sonchi, a single genomic region encodes these proteins:
- the spoIIAB gene encoding anti-sigma F factor: MTKSEAGNFMSVQFAALSENESFARVVVAAFVSRLDPTMEELNDLKTVVSEAVTNCIIHGYDSDPEGIVSISASIEHETVHLTIEDKGRGIEDLELAQQPLYTSKPELERSGMGFTIMENFMDEFEVTSEPGRGTSISMKKTIVSKKALYN, translated from the coding sequence ATGACTAAAAGCGAAGCGGGTAACTTCATGAGCGTCCAGTTTGCCGCATTGTCGGAGAACGAATCGTTCGCGCGCGTGGTGGTGGCGGCTTTTGTCTCCCGGCTCGATCCGACGATGGAGGAGCTGAATGACCTGAAGACGGTTGTGTCGGAGGCGGTCACCAACTGTATTATCCACGGGTATGACAGTGATCCTGAAGGCATTGTCAGCATCTCTGCCTCCATCGAGCATGAAACTGTGCATCTCACGATTGAAGATAAGGGCCGGGGCATTGAGGATCTGGAGCTGGCCCAGCAGCCGCTGTATACGTCCAAGCCTGAGCTGGAGCGCTCGGGCATGGGTTTTACGATTATGGAGAATTTCATGGATGAATTCGAAGTTACAAGTGAACCGGGGCGCGGTACCTCCATTTCAATGAAGAAAACCATCGTCTCGAAAAAAGCTTTATACAATTAG
- the spoIIAA gene encoding anti-sigma F factor antagonist → MNSHVEMEHHRGVLIVRLSGELDHHAAEYVRMDMDEAIMRGQVEHLILSLKELQFMDSSGLGVILGRYKLIRSKGGKMVVCDAAPPVQRLLEMSGLFKIMPLYDDESAALSDLEVAL, encoded by the coding sequence ATGAATTCTCATGTGGAGATGGAGCATCACCGGGGTGTGCTGATTGTCCGGCTGTCTGGAGAGCTGGATCATCATGCAGCCGAATATGTACGAATGGATATGGATGAAGCCATTATGCGGGGACAGGTGGAGCATCTGATTCTCAGCCTGAAGGAACTGCAGTTTATGGACAGCTCAGGGCTGGGCGTCATTCTCGGGCGGTACAAGCTGATCCGCAGCAAAGGCGGGAAAATGGTCGTCTGTGATGCCGCACCGCCAGTACAAAGGCTGCTGGAAATGTCGGGCTTGTTCAAAATCATGCCCCTATATGACGACGAGAGCGCTGCACTCTCGGATTTGGAGGTTGCGTTATGA
- a CDS encoding D-alanyl-D-alanine carboxypeptidase family protein, with protein sequence MRYVLLVLCVAASVLGSASGAYAEEKAKVKDTGKNAAAVNLAPGARSAILMDANTGTVVYEKNSHDKLPPASITKIMTMLLTVEALDEGRLQLTDKVRTSEYAASMGGSQIFLEPGEEMTVDEMLKGIAMASGNDASVAMAEKLAGSESAFVDLMNQRAGELGLKDTHFANCNGLPAENHYSSAHDIAVISKELLKHEQIIKYTGSYQDYLRKDSTKPFWLVNTNKLVRFYTGADGLKTGYTAEAKFCLSATAARDGLRAIAVVLGEPNTKTRNSEVSGMFDYLFSQYKVHTIHKAGEAIGSVKIEKGVKTKLPLTAKETYSVLLKKGITQEGIRHELVVPESLKAPVKAGQAVGKLVVYQGTDKIKEYELKADTDVPKAGWWKLFKRTAGSMFRVD encoded by the coding sequence ATGCGTTATGTACTGCTCGTGCTGTGTGTTGCTGCTTCGGTTCTGGGATCAGCTTCAGGCGCGTATGCAGAGGAAAAAGCCAAAGTCAAGGACACCGGCAAAAACGCCGCTGCCGTGAATCTCGCACCCGGAGCGCGCTCCGCGATTCTGATGGATGCGAACACGGGCACCGTGGTTTATGAGAAGAACAGCCATGACAAGCTGCCGCCGGCAAGCATTACCAAAATCATGACCATGCTGCTGACCGTGGAAGCACTGGATGAAGGCAGGCTGCAATTGACCGACAAGGTGCGGACGAGCGAATATGCCGCGTCGATGGGCGGGTCGCAGATTTTTCTGGAGCCCGGCGAAGAAATGACTGTGGATGAAATGCTCAAGGGCATTGCGATGGCCTCGGGTAATGACGCTTCTGTGGCAATGGCAGAGAAGCTGGCCGGGTCGGAGAGCGCTTTTGTGGATCTTATGAATCAAAGGGCCGGGGAGCTTGGCCTGAAGGACACGCATTTTGCCAACTGCAACGGTCTGCCGGCCGAGAATCATTATTCCTCCGCCCATGACATTGCCGTCATCAGCAAGGAGCTGCTGAAGCATGAACAGATTATCAAGTACACCGGCTCCTATCAGGATTATCTGCGCAAGGATTCGACCAAGCCGTTCTGGCTGGTGAATACGAACAAGCTGGTGCGCTTTTATACGGGCGCTGACGGTCTCAAAACCGGTTATACGGCGGAAGCGAAGTTTTGCCTTTCCGCAACTGCGGCCAGAGACGGACTGCGTGCCATTGCGGTTGTCTTAGGCGAACCTAACACCAAAACGCGCAACAGCGAAGTGTCGGGGATGTTCGATTATCTCTTTTCCCAGTACAAGGTTCATACGATCCACAAAGCGGGAGAAGCCATTGGCAGTGTGAAGATTGAAAAAGGTGTTAAGACAAAGCTGCCGCTGACTGCAAAGGAAACGTATAGTGTGCTTTTGAAAAAAGGAATCACCCAGGAAGGCATCCGCCATGAGCTGGTTGTGCCCGAAAGCCTAAAAGCTCCTGTAAAGGCAGGACAGGCCGTCGGCAAGCTGGTCGTATATCAGGGCACAGACAAGATCAAGGAATATGAGCTGAAAGCAGACACGGATGTGCCGAAGGCAGGCTGGTGGAAGCTGTTCAAAAGGACCGCAGGCTCTATGTTCAGGGTGGATTAA
- a CDS encoding acyltransferase family protein, which translates to MNKQRELWIDAAKGFSIIFVVMGHSGDAAANHYLSWFRMPLFFILSGLVFKPVDSCRYLGWAAKRTKGLMTPYAAYGMLIATVLLLFSFNFKDFAENIARLLYGGLSLTGPYGVFWFITCLLFTQLLFGYIVRYPMRTQLLLITAAYSLSHLISLTSLHTFNLPWNIDVSLLAVTYYAVGYYGKKAIPALIRRRITLPLLLPLCAGVVALERAGMIRYSLNMKYKEYDAVVLDLFIPLLVSLTICAGVYWLSRLFPLQWLGNLGRNTIAIMYLHLPVNYALKYLLGADYGLVPFTLVGVGVPLLAALWISRFPVLSRLYLGHHGGSRPAVSYSERTAVRSSVSPGD; encoded by the coding sequence GTGAATAAACAACGAGAGCTGTGGATTGACGCAGCTAAGGGTTTCAGCATTATTTTTGTGGTCATGGGGCACTCCGGCGATGCGGCAGCCAACCATTATCTGTCGTGGTTCCGGATGCCGTTGTTCTTTATACTCAGCGGACTGGTCTTCAAACCGGTAGATTCCTGCCGGTACCTGGGCTGGGCGGCCAAACGGACCAAAGGTCTGATGACACCTTATGCAGCCTATGGAATGCTGATTGCGACTGTGCTGCTGCTCTTCAGCTTCAATTTTAAAGACTTTGCCGAAAATATCGCCAGGCTGCTCTACGGGGGACTGTCGCTGACCGGTCCATACGGTGTATTCTGGTTTATCACCTGTCTGCTTTTTACCCAACTGCTGTTTGGATATATCGTCCGCTACCCGATGAGAACACAGCTCCTCCTGATCACCGCCGCTTATTCATTATCCCATCTGATCTCCCTCACTTCGCTCCACACCTTCAACCTTCCCTGGAACATCGACGTTTCCCTATTGGCTGTGACTTATTACGCTGTCGGCTATTATGGCAAAAAAGCGATCCCCGCGCTGATCCGCCGCCGGATTACATTGCCGCTGCTGCTCCCGCTGTGTGCAGGTGTTGTTGCTCTGGAGCGTGCCGGAATGATCCGCTATAGCCTGAATATGAAATACAAGGAATATGATGCTGTGGTGCTGGATCTCTTCATTCCGCTGCTGGTCTCCCTGACCATTTGCGCCGGGGTGTACTGGTTGTCCAGGCTTTTTCCGCTGCAATGGCTGGGCAATTTGGGCCGCAATACGATTGCCATCATGTATCTGCATCTGCCGGTCAATTACGCGTTAAAATATCTGCTTGGCGCAGACTACGGCCTCGTGCCTTTTACATTGGTTGGCGTAGGTGTCCCGCTGCTCGCAGCCCTGTGGATCAGCCGGTTCCCGGTGCTATCCAGATTGTACCTGGGACATCACGGAGGCAGCCGTCCTGCCGTCAGCTACAGTGAACGAACCGCGGTTCGGAGCAGTGTTTCTCCCGGAGATTAG